The following coding sequences lie in one Eremothecium sinecaudum strain ATCC 58844 chromosome IV, complete sequence genomic window:
- the SHM2 gene encoding glycine hydroxymethyltransferase SHM2 (Syntenic homolog of Ashbya gossypii ACR215C; Syntenic homolog of Saccharomyces cerevisiae YLR058C (SHM2)), with translation MTYALSESHKKLISTSLQESDPEVADIIKDEIERQKHSLVLIASENFTSSAVFGALGSPMCNKYSEGYPGARYYGGNEHIDRMELLCQKRALEAFHLSSDKWGVNVQSLSGSPANLQVYQALMKPHERLMGLFLPDGGHLSHGYQTENRKISAVSTYFESFPYRVDPKTGIIDYDTLEQNAILYRPKILVAGTSAYCRLIDYKRMREIADKVGAYLMVDMAHISGLIAAGVIPSPFEYADIVTTTTHKSLRGPRGAMIFFRRGVRSVNQKTGKEVMYDLEAPINFSVFPGHQGGPHNHTISALAAALKQAATPEFKEYQEQVLKNAKALEVGFKKLDYRLVSDGTDSHMVLVSLREKGVDGARVEYVCDKINIALNKNSIPGDKSALVPGGIRIGAPAMTTRGMGEEDFARIVTYIDNAVQVAHKVQHSLPKEANRLKDFKAVIDAGVPEIDQLSKEIYEWTGSFPLPV, from the coding sequence ATGACTTACGCCCTATCAGAATCTCACAAGAAGCTTATTTCTACTTCATTGCAGGAGTCTGACCCTGAAGTTGCTGATATCATTAAGGATGAGATTGAAAGACAAAAGCACTCCTTAGTTTTGATTGCATCAGAAAACTTCACCTCTTCTGCTGTTTTCGGTGCATTGGGTAGTCCAATGTGTAACAAATACTCCGAAGGTTACCCAGGTGCCCGTTACTATGGTGGTAATGAGCATATTGACCGTATGGAATTGCTATGTCAAAAGAGAGCTTTGGAAGCTTTCCATCTGTCTTCTGACAAGTGGGGTGTAAACGTGCAATCCCTATCTGGTTCTCCAGCCAACTTACAAGTTTACCAAGCTTTAATGAAGCCTCACGAAAGATTGATGGGTCTTTTCTTGCCAGATGGTGGTCACTTGTCTCATGGTTACCAAACTGAGAACAGAAAGATTTCTGCAGTTTCTACATACTTTGAGTCTTTCCCTTACAGAGTGGACCCAAAGACCGGTATTATCGACTATGATACTTTGGAGCAAAACGCTATCTTGTACAGACCTAAGATTTTGGTTGCCGGTACCTCTGCCTACTGTAGGTTGATTGACTACAAGAGAATGAGAGAGATCGCCGACAAAGTTGGTGCCTACCTAATGGTCGACATGGCACACATCTCTGGTTTGATTGCTGCTGGTGTTATCCCATCTCCATTTGAATATGCTGACATTGTTACTaccaccacccacaaaTCTTTGAGAGGTCCAAGAGGTGCTATGATCTTCTTCAGAAGAGGCGTAAGATCTGTCAACCAGAAGACTGGTAAGGAAGTTATGTACGACTTGGAAGCTCCAATCAACTTCTCTGTTTTCCCAGGTCATCAAGGTGGTCCACACAACCACACCATTTCTGCTTTGGCCGCTGCTTTGAAGCAAGCTGCTACCCCAGAATTCAAGGAATACCAGGAGCAAGTTTTGAAGAACGCTAAGGCTTTGGAAGTCGGCTTTAAGAAGTTGGACTACCGTTTAGTTTCTGATGGTACTGATTCTCACATGGTTTTGGTTTCCCTAAGAGAGAAGGGTGTTGACGGTGCCCGTGTCGAATATGTCTGTGATAAGATCAACATTGCTTTGAACAAGAACTCAATCCCAGGTGACAAATCCGCTTTGGTTCCAGGTGGTATTCGTATTGGTGCCCCAGCAATGACTACTAGGGGAATGGGCGAAGAAGACTTTGCTCGTATTGTAACCTACATTGACAATGCTGTGCAAGTCGCTCATAAAGTCCAACATTCATTGCCAAAGGAAGCCAACAGATTGAAGGACTTCAAGGCTGTAATTGACGCTGGCGTTCCAGAAATTGATCAACTATCGAAGGAAATTTATGAATGGACTGGAAGCTTCCCTCTACCTGTGTAA
- the REX2 gene encoding Rex2p (Syntenic homolog of Ashbya gossypii ACR217C; Syntenic homolog of Saccharomyces cerevisiae YLR059C (REX2)), translated as MLRLLRLPRILTRRSSTLKANNPYIAHSMQSPSRISNAAPSSSGPHKPIVWIDCEMTGLNPAQDQIIEVCCIVTDGHLNTLDDGYESVVHCDKQVMDKMDEWCTEHHGSSGLTAKVIASDKTPSEVEEELLAYIKKHIPESNVGVLAGNSVHMDRLFMMKDFPRVVDHLFYRIIDVSSIREVCYRHNSQLLKVMPRKKLAHTAKSDILESIAQLKWFQNYYLKSEAETRALVKSIQASDAASSADSNADSTAASTADSTAATG; from the coding sequence ATGCTAAGATTATTGAGACTACCGCGGATCCTAACCAGAAGATCGAGCACGTTAAAAGCTAATAATCCGTATATCGCGCACAGCATGCAATCACCTTCTAGGATCAGTAATGCCGCTCCCTCATCAAGTGGTCCACACAAGCCCATCGTGTGGATCGACTGCGAGATGACGGGGCTAAATCCTGCACAGGATCAAATCATAGAAGTCTGCTGTATCGTGACAGACGGGCACCTGAACACCCTAGACGATGGCTACGAATCCGTAGTCCACTGCGATAAGCAGGTCATGGACAAGATGGACGAGTGGTGCACGGAACACCACGGCAGCAGCGGGCTCACCGCCAAAGTAATCGCCTCCGACAAGACGCCCAGTGAGGTAGAGGAAGAACTATTGGCGTACATCAAGAAACACATACCCGAAAGTAACGTTGGTGTGCTCGCAGGAAATAGCGTGCACATGGACCGCCTCTTCATGATGAAAGACTTCCCCCGGGTCGTAGACCATCTTTTCTATAGGATTATCGATGTCTCGTCTATCAGAGAGGTTTGCTACAGACATAACTCGCAACTGCTTAAAGTAATGCCGCGAAAAAAACTCGCCCACACTGCTAAGAGCGACATTCTTGAGAGTATCGCGCAGCTGAAGTGGTTTCAAAATTACTACCTAAAGTCTGAAGCCGAGACTCGAGCGCTCGTAAAATCCATACAGGCCTCCGATGCCGCATCTAGCGCTGATTCGAACGCTGATTCGACCGCGGCTTCTACCGCTGATTCTACCGCTGCTACTGGGTAG
- a CDS encoding HDL522Wp (Syntenic homolog of Ashbya gossypii ABR128W; Syntenic homolog of Saccharomyces cerevisiae YOR315W (SFG1)), translating into MQLIQEPLEKDSCNTMENLLCTPKKHVLTDDVGTLPPLNRLPKLQSKYPIHNTETEISCHVSPSKPSKVERRISIQFLDNLVIVVPCLDCFRNNKKRNRKECSSGAANRIQK; encoded by the coding sequence ATGCAATTGATTCAGGAACCGCTGGAAAAGGACAGTTGCAATACAATGGAAAACCTTTTATGTACGCCGAAGAAGCATGTCTTAACAGATGACGTCGGCACTCTACCACCGTTAAACCGTCTTCCTAAACTGCAATCGAAATACCCAATTCACAATACAGAAACAGAGATATCATGCCATGTTTCACCATCCAAACCATCTAAAGTTGAAAGAAGAATTTCGATACAATTTCTCGATAATCTAGTAATTGTTGTACCTTGTCTAGACTGCTTTCGTAACAATAAGAAACGCAATCGGAAAGAATGTAGTTCAGGTGCCGCTAACCGTATTCAAAAATAA
- the MNL2 gene encoding putative mannosidase MNL2 (Syntenic homolog of Ashbya gossypii ACR213W; Syntenic homolog of Saccharomyces cerevisiae YLR057W (MNL2)): MWRCFRLLYRAILTMEKKARPVILLGIMVCILFYYMFENELDMLNSHADMELLPHISRDSDGFSEALSPAAAAAAARDRGFVEGLLQADVLLEKNKYFPLLLDSWEEASSLIKSNQRTSFSKKLKYWELLPRVALQSSLWSSSNDYGTIQADKDLLVTDSSKLADIKTAFLQGWDLYKQNAWGHDYVRPFSLQSGDDNHLATTMILSLETLYLMGETEEARKIIEYLENFKFDLNAISADWKVTQEPVLGALLSAYELSGESILLDKAVELADIILLAFDTPNGVPMVPFNVRSPLTKQYAYRRTKVASLAGLSVTFTRLSQLTKDQKYFNAIYYMYDIAGKSVDQFDLPGLLTDFVDASGCEPKFYTDSDNAESGTKSIYKGRYVNCIPFQRFSSPVKVCPFSPPDNNAAEKTRKSQCGKEELNSYSWEGLADWYESLLQLVQILNEPELVFKFIDLFERGIDSVMKYMIYEPSLPDIESAVSDAKVRFVSSVRTWRQYDAIHPTLEVKIMRNFDMTPRSCSLSGVLTVASKVFKKSEDRYMALAKEILNGCIKVNELWGFTPKTLYVDQCEATDCVFDEDIKRRKLQSGAYNLKGNKEYEDIIDSINKASFEPQSDSLENEKSKSYSFYDLESVLDLSLEDWDDQRPLFVNKWDKSHDLNSELIGSIFYMFRTTGDPKWRKIAWQLWETLMEKTLENGAKGIKQHIPSSFSDFNLGIKEDYLPPEWFSKTLKYFYLIFSDGSDIGNLDEWLISTKGNLVKKTAKTN; the protein is encoded by the coding sequence ATGTGGAGATGCTTTCGGTTATTGTATCGAGCTATTCTTACTATGGAGAAAAAGGCTAGGCCTGTCATCCTCCTAGGAATTATGGTTTGCATTCTGTTCTATTACATGTTTGAGAACGAACTCGATATGTTGAACTCTCATGCAGATATGGAACTGTTACCTCATATAAGTCGAGATTCAGATGGTTTTAGTGAAGCTTTGTCACCTGCTGCTGCCGCGGCCGCTGCAAGGGATCGTGGTTTTGTTGAAGGACTGCTGCAGGCGGATGTGCTACTTGAGAAAAATAAATACTTCCCTTTGCTCTTGGATTCATGGGAAGAAGCATCGTCATTGATTAAGTCTAATCAGCGCACATCATTCTCGAAGAAACTGAAATATTGGGAGTTGCTTCCTCGTGTAGCGTTGCAAAGCTCGTTATGGTCATCAAGCAATGATTATGGAACAATACAGGCCGACAAAGATTTGCTGGTAACTGATAGTTCGAAACTAGCAGATATTAAAACTGCCTTTCTACAAGGATGGGATTTATATAAGCAGAATGCTTGGGGTCACGATTATGTCCGTCCTTTCTCTTTACAGTCCGGCGATGATAATCATCTCGCTACTACCATGATATTATCCTTGGAAACTCTCTATCTCATGGGAGAAACAGAGGAAGCGAGGAAAATTATAGAATACCTAGAGAATTTCAAGTTTGACCTGAATGCGATATCTGCTGACTGGAAGGTCACTCAAGAGCCGGTTTTGGGTGCATTGTTATCTGCATATGAATTGTCAGGAGAGTCAATCTTACTAGATAAAGCTGTTGAATTAGCGGACATTATTTTACTTGCATTTGACACCCCAAATGGTGTTCCGATGGTCCCATTCAATGTACGTTCGCCGTTAACGAAACAGTATGCATACAGAAGGACAAAGGTTGCATCTTTAGCAGGACTAAGTGTTACTTTTACACGGTTGTCACAACTTACTAAGGATCAGAAGTATTTTAACGCAATTTACTACATGTACGATATTGCTGGCAAATCTGTTGATCAGTTTGACCTTCCCGGACTACTTACTGACTTTGTTGATGCTAGCGGCTGTGAACCGAAATTCTATACTGATTCTGATAATGCTGAATCTGGTACAAAAAGTATTTATAAAGGCAGGTATGTGAACTGCATACCGTTCCAAAGGTTTTCTAGTCCTGTTAAGGTATGTCCTTTTTCTCCCCCCGATAATAATGCAGCCGAAAAAACTAGAAAGTCGCAATGTGGGAAGGAGGAATTGAATTCGTATTCTTGGGAAGGCTTGGCAGATTGGTATGAGAGCTTGTTACAATTAGTTCAGATCCTAAATGAGCCTGAACTCGTATTCAAATTCATAGATCTATTTGAAAGAGGCATTGATTCAGTTATGAAATATATGATTTATGAACCATCATTGCCTGACATTGAATCAGCTGTTTCAGATGCCAAGGTAAGATTTGTTAGTTCTGTGCGTACCTGGAGGCAATATGATGCAATCCATCCTACCTTAGAGGTGAAAATTATGAGAAACTTCGATATGACACCGAGGAGCTGCTCACTGTCTGGGGTATTGACAGTGGCATCAAAGGTATTCAAAAAATCGGAAGATCGTTATATGGCTTTAGCTAAAGAGATATTGAATGGCTGTATTAAGGTGAACGAATTGTGGGGCTTTACGCCTAAGACACTATACGTTGATCAATGTGAAGCGACGGACTGTGTTTTTGATGAAGACATTAAACGAAGAAAGCTTCAATCCGGAGCGTACAACCTAAAAGGAAATAAAGAGTATGAAGACATTATTGATAGCATCAATAAAGCAAGCTTTGAACCTCAATCCGACAGTTTAGAAAATGAAAAGAGCAAAAGTTATTCCTTTTATGACTTAGAATCAGTGTTGGATCTTTCTTTAGAGGACTGGGATGATCAGCGACCTCTCTTTGTTAACAAATGGGATAAAAGTCATGACCTGAATAGTGAGCTAATTGGTAGTATCTTCTATATGTTCCGTACAACAGGTGACCCTAAATGGAGAAAAATCGCTTGGCAGCTGTGGGAGACACTCATGGAGAAGACACTTGAGAATGGGGCTAAAGGTATTAAACAACATATTCCTAGTAGCTTTTCCGATTTTAACTTAGGAATAAAAGAAGACTATTTACCACCTGAATGGTTTAGCAAGACTCTAAAGTATTTTTACCTCATATTCAGCGATGGATCTGATATTGGGAATTTGGATGAATGGCTCATTTCTACTAAAGGAAATCTCGTTAAAAAGACAGCTAAGACAAACTAA
- the CAK1 gene encoding cyclin-dependent protein kinase-activating kinase CAK1 (Syntenic homolog of Ashbya gossypii AFR150C; Syntenic homolog of Saccharomyces cerevisiae YFL029C (CAK1)) — protein MTKNTSSQVICTTRYSRIVKLGNNVVAKSVKLEGQSAPHDVETELQILQKCKHQNIIPLLSSSLSKGVVEFTMPYITSDLFQFMKCQYRTSHRAYLEPLLNLSDASESTGKLRKNKLSMSRTLGIIRQILDGLSHIHSLGIIHRDIKPQNILIDTATDHIYIIDFGISYDTTQRTHKYGESDDLKIHDVSTSIYKAPELMFSVRNYGLAADVWSLAVMISQLFQDQISTRWVIPAFVDDGAEELEAGTDIKAVMSIFQNLGIPSQEQWPQVVKYGSSGFVGMFGTEGDGNYIFDKPWPEQLARAEAMFPRLREVRNYQEFAKLLLRMVIFDTDKRITSAEALSTYNEITHAT, from the coding sequence ATGACTAAAAACACATCCTCTCAGGTAATATGCACCACTAGATACTCCAGGATCGTAAAATTGGGTAACAATGTTGTTGCAAAATCGGTCAAGTTAGAAGGTCAAAGTGCCCCACATGATGTTGAAACAGAATTACAAATACTACAGAAGTGTAAACATCAAAACATTATTCCGTTATTGTCTTCATCATTGAGTAAAGGAGTAGTTGAGTTTACTATGCCCTATATTACTAGTGATTTATTCCAGTTTATGAAATGCCAATATCGTACGTCACACCGAGCATATTTAGAGCCTTTGCTAAATCTGTCCGATGCATCTGAATCAACTGGTAAACTAAGGAAAAACAAGCTAAGTATGAGTAGAACACTGGGTATTATACGCCAAATATTAGACGGGCTTAGCCATATACACTCATTAGGGATCATTCATAGGGACATCAAACCTCAGAACATTCTCATAGATACCGCGACGGAccatatatatataattgACTTTGGTATTTCCTATGACACAACGCAGCGAACACATAAGTATGGGGAGTCTGACGATTTAAAGATCCATGATGTGTCGACTTCGATATACAAGGCTCCCGAGCTCATGTTTAGCGTCCGCAATTACGGCTTGGCGGCAGATGTTTGGTCACTAGCGGTTATGATTTCTCAGCTGTTTCAAGATCAGATATCAACACGTTGGGTGATACCTGCGTTTGTTGATGATGGTGCGGAAGAGCTAGAGGCTGGTACTGATATTAAGGCGGTGATGTCAATTTTCCAGAACCTTGGGATTCCATCTCAGGAGCAGTGGCCACAAGTGGTGAAATATGGTAGTAGTGGATTTGTTGGTATGTTTGGAACAGAAGGAGACGGTAACTACATATTTGACAAGCCATGGCCAGAGCAACTAGCACGTGCAGAAGCGATGTTTCCACGTCTTCGCGAAGTAAGGAACTATCAGGAGTTTGCCAAGTTGCTGCTGCGAATGGTTATATTCGACACTGATAAGCGAATCACCTCAGCCGAGGCTCTTTCCACATATAATGAAATTACTCATGCGACGTAA
- the HAC1 gene encoding transcription factor HAC1 (Syntenic homolog of Ashbya gossypii ACR216C; Syntenic homolog of Saccharomyces cerevisiae YFL031W (HAC1)) yields the protein MTTYTANEIPADFKSTLPPRKRAKTQEEKEQRRIERILRNRKAAHQSREKKRLHLMYLEKKCALLERIVARVDLTEVSEESDDGELRRAVRDYEAFVHAGRSSDSGGSSIPSATSAMTTPGAKSPSMSGTTPGSPCTTVLGAEGAGFEQRETQLENGTGFGKADAESYSYIGGAAYVPSFAVYDEADPRGLAGAKSGTNESWDLLLTHSNSYQLENNVSEPLQMADSSLELDHWRNPAEIALWERSE from the coding sequence ATGACTACTTACACAGCAAATGAAATACCAGCGGACTTTAAATCGACCCTTCCTCCACGGAAGAGAGCCAAAACAcaagaagagaaagaacAGAGAAGAATTGAGCGAATCTTGAGGAACCGAAAGGCTGCGCATCAGTCGCGTGAGAAGAAGCGACTACATTTGATGTATCTTGAGAAGAAGTGTGCGCTTTTGGAGCGCATCGTTGCGCGAGTGGACCTGACTGAGGTTTCGGAGGAGAGCGATGACGGTGAGCTTCGCCGGGCGGTACGTGATTACGAGGCCTTTGTTCATGCTGGCCGGTCGTCTGATAGTGGGGGTTCGTCTATTCCTTCAGCGACGTCGGCTATGACTACTCCGGGGGCGAAGAGCCCTAGTATGTCTGGGACTACCCCAGGTTCACCATGTACTACTGTTTTGGGTGCAGAAGGCGCTGGTTTCGAACAGCGGGAAACACAACTGGAGAACGGAACTGGGTTCGGCAAAGCCGACGCGGAATCTTACTCTTACATAGGAGGAGCGGCCTATGTGCCTTCCTTTGCGGTGTACGATGAAGCAGATCCGCGTGGCTTGGCGGGAGCCAAGTCTGGCACAAACGAGTCCTGGGACTTGCTGTTAACACATTCCAATAGTTACCAGCTTGAAAATAACGTGAGCGAACCATTACAGATGGCGGATAGTTCTTTAGAGCTTGATCATTGGCGCAATCCAGCCGAGATTGCCCTTTGGGAAAGGAGCGAGTGA
- a CDS encoding HDL526Wp (Syntenic homolog of Ashbya gossypii AFR149W-A; Syntenic homolog of Ashbya gossypii NOHBY673 and unannotated Eremothecium cymbalariae gene; No homolog in Saccharomyces cerevisiae) codes for MSKRSPNTPIAGLQKKLKTSQLGTNNGAVESDVATRLRRQLLVVQIELDRVKTLNKFLEWERTMQVHH; via the coding sequence ATGAGTAAGAGATCACCTAATACACCTATTGCAGGTCTACAGAAAAAGTTGAAGACATCTCAATTGGGTACAAATAATGGTGCTGTTGAAAGTGATGTCGCAACTAGGCTTCGTCGGCAGCTTTTGGTAGTACAAATAGAGTTGGATAGAGTAAAGACGCTTAACAAATTTTTGGAATGGGAAAGAACTATGCAAGTTCATCACTAG
- the SPT8 gene encoding SAGA complex subunit SPT8 (Syntenic homolog of Ashbya gossypii AFR153W; Syntenic homolog of Saccharomyces cerevisiae YLR055C (SPT8)), whose translation MDEVDDILNQNQVVEEEEDEDDLDEDIADVADRANANEDDGQDDEDGQQNIDEEFEDDNDEVDEGEDEDEDMDEEDDDEDEDDDEDEDDADMEGNFESCVGSSTTTPEAEPNRASAYDKIHMYYTELARNATFASHYSILPNAAIPIQTHVNAMAMSKGAKYLFLGGQDGYIRKFDFLNTIEGELSLTILQKHSLVESISNAGILMSYWENEIPQTRKEMKLSKNGKEYEPKVSPVYSLAVQSECLFLLAGQENGGITLQGVRYMEGQIGHYFKKHTSAVHQLLLNDDETRFISGSWDKQILEWDLETGDCITGFKGASSQISTLAYRPLFSTVDIASVNPDDHTKVTEQSRDDDDMDSLFGDEDEDQPADKSKTKDDNTKESTKVASSDVNPSVASNVISKNTLRTMYDENVIMASCIDGAIQIWDRRISNNVQLTLPRCKTTPPWCMSACWSPDGDKIYAGRRNAAVEEYDLRNASKVAKVLNLPKISGLVSAVQAMPNGKHILCASQDNIRIYDVNCTASTPFLIVPGHHGGNISNLYIDPTCRFLISTSGNRGWQGNSTDTTLIYDIDLE comes from the coding sequence ATGGACGAAGTTGACGATATATTGAATCAGAATCAGGTTGtggaggaggaggaggacGAAGATGATCTTGACGAGGATATTGCCGACGTTGCTGATCGAGCGAATGCCAATGAAGATGATGGTCAAGATGATGAGGATGGACAGCAAAACATAGATGAGGAATTTGAGGATGATAATGATGAAGTTGATGAAggtgaagatgaagatgaagatatggatgaggaagatgacgatgaagatgaagacgatgatgaagatgaagatgatgcGGATATGGAAGGGAACTTTGAAAGTTGTGTCGGAAGTTCAACGACTACACCGGAGGCTGAGCCTAATAGAGCATCTGCATATGATAAGATTCATATGTACTACACTGAGCTTGCTCGAAATGCAACTTTTGCTTCTCATTATTCAATTCTTCCAAATGCGGCTATTCCAATCCAGACTCATGTGAACGCAATGGCGATGTCGAAGGGTGCAAAATACCTCTTCCTTGGAGGCCAAGACGGTTATATTAGGAAATTTGAtttcctcaatactataGAAGGTGAATTGTCGCTTACTATTTTGCAGAAACATTCGCTTGTGGAGTCCATATCAAATGCAGGTATCTTGATGTCATATTGGGAAAATGAGATACCGCAGACGCGGAAGGAAATGAAACTAAGTAAGAATGGTAAAGAATACGAGCCCAAAGTTTCACCGGTTTACTCTCTAGCTGTTCAATCTGAGTGCCTCTTCCTACTTGCAGGGCAAGAGAATGGTGGGATAACATTGCAAGGCGTTAGATATATGGAGGGTCAAATTGGACACTACTTTAAAAAGCATACCAGTGCGGTTCACCAGCTACTGCTCAATGATGATGAAACGCGTTTTATTAGTGGATCGTGGGACAAGCAAATTTTGGAATGGGATCTGGAAACAGGCGATTGCATAACTGGATTTAAGGGCGCGTCTTCGCAGATTTCTACTTTGGCATATCGTCCACTTTTCTCTACAGTGGATATTGCCTCAGTTAACCCTGATGATCATACAAAGGTAACTGAGCAGTCTAGggatgatgatgacatGGATTCATTGTTTGGAGACGAGGATGAGGACCAGCCGGCGGATAAATCGAAGACTAAAGACGATAATACGAAAGAATCTACCAAGGTTGCAAGCAGCGATGTTAATCCTTCTGTTGCATCCAATGTGATAAGCAAAAACACGTTGAGAACTATGTATGATGAAAATGTGATAATGGCATCGTGTATTGATGGTGCTATTCAAATTTGGGACCGTCGAATTTCGAACAATGTCCAGCTAACATTACCCAGGTGTAAAACGACTCCACCATGGTGCATGTCGGCATGTTGGTCACCAGATGGAGACAAAATATATGCGGGAAGAAGGAACGCCGCAGTAGAGGAATATGATTTGCGTAATGCATCCAAAGTAGCTAAAGTACTGAATCTACCAAAAATATCCGGACTAGTGTCTGCAGTTCAAGCAATGCCAAACGGTAAACATATTTTATGCGCATCTCAAGATAATATTAGGATTTATGATGTCAATTGTACCGCCTCGACCCCATTTTTAATTGTCCCAGGACATCATGGTGGTAACATCTCCAACTTGTACATCGATCCTACCTGTCGCTTTCTGATAAGTACCAGTGGAAACAGGGGCTGGCAAGGCAATTCTACAGATACAACGTTAATTTACGATATTGATTTGGAATAA
- the CAF16 gene encoding putative ATP-binding cassette family ATPase CAF16 (Syntenic homolog of Ashbya gossypii AFR152C; Syntenic homolog of Saccharomyces cerevisiae YFL028C (CAF16)) → MSLAVDVKELTFSFPHSTDHALEDISISLPWNSRMLICGSNGAGKSTLLKLLSGKHLCRSGYIRVADRDPFATVNTALNEGMVTTYLGTEWCHMSIIDRDIGVLELLESIGLQHYHDRGKELIDILDVDVMWRMHRLSDGQKRRVQLCMGLLRPYKLLLLDEVTVDLDVVARAKLLKFLQHETETRQCSIIYATHIFDGLADWPHTIVHLSHGRILEKVDCARSIRFVKGEPGRSVEFTDPITIPSSHSIYPLAVEWLLRDEHKKL, encoded by the coding sequence ATGTCGCTAGCTGTAGATGTTAAAGAATTGACCTTTTCTTTCCCACATTCAACTGATCATGCCCTAGAGGACATCAGCATATCATTGCCGTGGAATTCACGGATGTTAATATGCGGATCTAATGGTGCTGGAAAGTCTACATTACTCAAATTGCTTAGTGGAAAGCATCTATGTCGATCGGGATATATCAGGGTTGCTGACCGAGATCCTTTTGCAACGGTCAATACCGCACTTAATGAGGGGATGGTCACTACGTATCTTGGAACCGAATGGTGTCACATGAGCATCATTGATCGCGATATCGGCGTGCTAGAGCTTCTGGAAAGTATTGGATTACAGCACTACCACGACCGGGGCAAGGAGCTGATTGACATACTCGACGTTGATGTCATGTGGCGCATGCACCGCCTAAGTGATGGTCAGAAACGCCGTGTGCAGCTTTGCATGGGTTTGCTGCGCCCCTACAAGCTGCTGCTTCTTGATGAGGTGACTGTAGATCTTGATGTGGTTGCAAGAGCCAAGTTATTGAAGTTTTTGCAGCATGAGACTGAAACGCGTCAGTGCAGCATTATTTACGCTACGCATATTTTTGACGGCCTCGCAGACTGGCCTCACACCATTGTGCATCTATCTCATGGACGTATTCTCGAGAAGGTCGATTGTGCGAGGTCAATTCGCTTTGTCAAGGGTGAACCTGGTCGATCTGTGGAATTCACAGACCCCATTACCATCCCCAGCAGTCACAGCATCTACCCACTTGCTGTAGAGTGGCTACTGAGAGATGAGCACAAGAAACTTTAG